From Channa argus isolate prfri chromosome 21, Channa argus male v1.0, whole genome shotgun sequence, one genomic window encodes:
- the LOC137106792 gene encoding islet amyloid polypeptide, with product MYHMRIHVLLLTLLVLLRCVTAAPSHRYFSPSSSSEQESALPDGEGWLAPGLISNPFLGLLGARPQRGLTAMNSHHIQKRKCNTATCVTQRLADFLVRSSNTVGTVYAPTNVGSATYGKRELLQNPSYISL from the exons ATGTATCACATGAGGATCCATGTGCTTCTCCTCACGCTGCTTGTGCTGCTGCGGTGTGTCACTGCCGCCCCAAGCCACAG GTACTTCAGTCCCAGTTCATCCAGCGAGCAGGAAAGTGCTCTCCCTGACGGCGAAGGCTGGTTAGCTCCCGGGCTAATCTCCAACCCATTCCTTGGCCTCTTGGGTGCACGGCCCCAAAGGGGGCTCACAGCTATGAACAG TCACCATATACAGAAGAGGAAGTGCAACACAGCCACCTGTGTCACCCAAAGGTTAGCAGACTTCCTGGTCCGTTCCAGTAACACAGTCGGTACTGTCTACGCACCGACCAATGTGGGATCTGCCACCTACGGCAAGAGGGAGCTACTGCAGAATCCCAGCTACATATCTCTCTAG
- the pyroxd1 gene encoding pyridine nucleotide-disulfide oxidoreductase domain-containing protein 1 isoform X3 — protein MPSADVALITAGPHIKAVTNYKQVSKTLEEFEVEELPSCVLEERFPNLTVIHSAVKSLITQSHTIKTADGRVFGYEKLCICSGSRPKLLAQDNPYVLGIRDTDSAQAFQKRLAKAKRIVVVGNGGIALELVYEVEGCEVIWAVKDKAIGNTFFDAGAAQFLIPSLEADKPERAAPCKRLRYTTEEPAAGAPQTFTADRNSMAHGSAPTESGSALGPDWHEGIILRGAEPVSHRVSVQYECEVAKIFTCEELLTSPQQKLGPENVGTWPVYIQLTNGKTFGCDFIVSATGVVPNTEPFLHGNNFALTDDAGLQVDDHMMTSEPDIYAAGDVCTACWKHSPLWQQMRLWTQARQMGWYAGRCMVAHVLSEPIELDFCFELFSHITKFFNYKVVLLGKYNGQGLGPDHELLVRCTKDQEYVKVVLSGGKMVGAVLIGETDLEETFENLILNQMDLTPYREELLNPNIDIEDYFD, from the exons ATGCCGTCTGCTGACGTTGCTCTGATTACAGCAGGTCCCCACATCAAGGCTGTGACCAACTACAAACAG GTGTCAAAGACACTGGAAGAGTTTGAAGTAGAGGAACTACCATCCTGTGTATTGGAGGAGAGGTTTCCCAACCTGACTGTCATTCACTCTGCTGTTAAATCACTAATTACACAATCACAT acAATAAAAACAGCCGATGGCCGAGTTTTTGGGTATGAGAAGCTGTGCATTTGCAGTGGAAGCAGACCCAAGCTTCTAGCGCAGGACAACCCTTATGTGCTGGGGATACGGGACACAGACAGTGCCCAA gCATTTCAGAAGCGGCTAGCCAAAGCAAAGAGAATAGTTGTTGTTGGAAATGGAGGGATTGCCTTGGAATTAGT GTATGAGGTGGAGGGCTGTGAGGTCATCTGGGCTGTGAAGGATAAGGCCATAGGAAACACCTTTTTTGATGCAGGAGCAGCACAGTTCCTTATCCCGTCACTGGAGGCTGACAAACCAGAGAGAGCTGCTCCCTGTAAGAGGCTTCGCTACACCACAGAGGAGCCAGCAGCTGGAGCGCCACAGACCTTTACCGCAG ATAGAAATTCGATGGCGCATGGATCTGCTCCTACAGAGTCTGGCAGCGCCCTCGGTCCAGACTGGCATGAAGGAATCATTCTCAGAGGAGCAGAGCCG GTGTCGCACAGAGTTTCAGTACAATACGAGTGTGAGGTGGCAAAGATCTTCACCTGTGAGGAGCTGCTCACCTCCCCACAGCAAAAACTCGGACCTGAGAATG taGGAACCTGGCCAGTTTACATCCAGCTGACAAATGGAAAGACTTTTGGCTGTGATTTCATTGTCAGTGCCACCGGTGTTGTGCCAAACACTGAGCCATTTCTCCACGGCAACAAT TTTGCACTAACAGATGATGCTGGCCTGCAAGTAGATGACCACATGATGACATCAGAGCCAGACATCTATGCTGCAGGAGATGTGTGCACTGCATGCTGGAAACACAGCCCACTGTGGCAGCAG ATGCGTTTGTGGACACAGGCCCGTCAGATGGGCTGGTACGCTGGGCGCTGCATGGTGGCACACGTCCTCTCAGAACCAATAGAGCTGGACTTCTGCTTTGAGCTTTTCTCCCACATTACTAAATTCTTCAATTACAAa GTGGTCCTGCTGGGAAAGTATAATGGTCAGGGTCTGGGGCCCGACCACGAGCTGCTGGTTCGCTGCACCAAAGACCAGGAGTATGTCAAG GTTGTTCTCAGTGGAGGTAAGATGGTGGGAGCGGTGCTGATTGGGGAAACAGACCTGGAGGAGACCTTTGAGAACCTGATCCTCAACCAGATGGATCTGACACCATACAGAGAGGAGCTGCTCAACCCTAACATTGATATAGAGGACTACTTTGATTGA
- the LOC137106975 gene encoding fibulin-1-like isoform X1 — protein sequence MCDTVWTTGQWTPSPMAQWTILVFSLYGVLQGQGIQSPTTQECCQDGRNRALSGQDCTILPLISSSQTCRIAQEQCCAAAVGDNLCDSGIKVALAQGDCDRPFFQGDLCKTQISKMCCHCCVLGLMEASRDSSCELQGLALGKQCAHTAKICCSKGAADEIKEMEKPQASVTAKPAEGSDICRVSNCSQLCVGVGKCACHDGYRLQKDGVNCEDVNECLTGSHHCILGQVCINTEGSFRCQRETSCGTGYELKDNNNCQDIDECALGLHNCGPDFLCNNTEGSFRCHPKERCTAGFTQDAFGSCIDLNECVAFINPCLPGQTCINTVGSYTCRRNAVTCGRGYHLTEDGTRCEDVDECHTGIVCGDHGCVNLVGSYRCDCRIGFIFNSVTRMCEDINECRHYPGRLCAHRCENTEGSYHCSCTTGFKLSNDGRNCEDVNECDDHPCSQECANVYGSYQCYCRRGYQLSDIDGITCEDIDECALPTGGHVCSYRCSNTPGSFYCACPPTGYTLASNGRTCQDIDECAAGSHTCSSSETCFNIQGGFRCLSFKCPQNFRQAAQGKDTSASLRCIKACKPNDASCALDPVQLITHSLVSLPTFRDFSEPEEIVFLRTVAVANPTPLPGATDVFFDILATDDQFSFDVVKRSHRGIIMGVIRQVKPVIGPKDLVLEVALNYVISGVISHRNIIFLHIFISEFWW from the exons ATGTGTGACACGGTTTGGACCACTGGACAGTGGACACCGAGTCCGATGGCGCAGTGGACCAtacttgtgttttctctctatGGAGTTCTGCAGGGACAGG GGATTCAGTCTCCTACTACACAAGAGTGCTGTCAGGACGGGAGGAATCGGGCCTTAAGCGGACAAGACTGCACAATTCTCCCACTTATCTCGTCCTCTCAGACCTGCAG GATTGCACAGGAGCAGTGCTGTGCAGCAGCTGTAGGAGACAACCTCTGTGACAGTGGCATTAAGGTGGCCCTTGCTCAAGGGGACTGTGACAGGCCCTTCTTCCAAGGCGACCTCTGCAAAACCCAAATCTCAAAG ATGTGTTGTCACTGCTGTGTGCTCGGCCTGATGGAAGCAAGCCGTGACTCGAGCTGCGAGCTTCAGGGTCTGGCGCTGGGAAAACAGTGTGCACATACTGCTAAAATCTGCTGCAGCAAAGGTGCAGCAGATGAAATCAAAG AGATGGAAAAGCCTCAAGCCAGCGTTACTGCCAAACCAGCAGAGGGATCAGACATCTGTAGAG TCTCCAATTGCTCCCAGCTGTGTGTAGGTGTCGGTAAATGTGCCTGCCATGATGGTTATCGATTGCAAAAGGATGGAGTAAATTGTGAGG ATGTAAATGAGTGTCTGACTGGCAGTCACCACTGCATCTTAGGCCAAGTCTGCATTAACACAGAGGGCTCATTTCGCTGCCAGAGGGAAACAAGCTGTGGCACCGGGTATGAACTGAAGGACAACAACAATTGTCAAG ataTTGATGAGTGTGCTTTGGGGCTCCATAACTGTGGACCAGACTTTTTGTGCAACAACACAGAAGGCTCTTTCCGCTGCCACCCAAAGGAGAGGTGCACCGCCGGTTTTACTCAGGACGCTTTTGGAAGCTGCATCG ATCTAAATGAGTGTGTGGCCTTCATCAATCCGTGCTTGCCTGGCCAGACCTGTATCAACACAGTGGGCTCCTACACCTGTCGCAGGAACGCAGTCACCTGTGGACGGGGCTATCACCTTACTGAGGATGGCACACGTTGTGAAG ATGTAGATGAGTGTCATACGGGCATTGTGTGTGGTGATCACGGCTGCGTGAACCTCGTGGGATCGTACCGCTGTGACTGCAGAATCGGCTTCATCTTCAACAGTGTCACAAGAATGTGTGAAG ATATCAATGAGTGCAGGCATTATCCTGGACGACTCTGCGCCCATAGGTGTGAGAATACTGAGGGGTCCTACCATTGCTCCTGCACTACTGGTTTTAAACTGTCCAATGATGGGAGAAACTGTGAAG ATGTAAATGAGTGTGATGACCACCCGTGTAGCCAGGAGTGTGCCAATGTCTATGGCTCATACCAGTGTTACTGTCGCCGTGGTTATCAGCTGAGTGACATCGATGGGATAACATGTGAAG ACATTGATGAGTGTGCGCTGCCTACTGGAGGTCATGTGTGCTCCTACCGCTGCTCCAACACTCCAGGAAGTTTCTACTGTGCCTGCCCACCCACTGGCTACACACTTGCATCCAATGGACGCACATGTCAAG ACATTGATGAGTGTGCAGCAGGGAGCCATACCTGCTCTTCCTCTGAGACCTGCTTCAACATCCAGGGAGGATTTCGATGCCTGTCCTTTAAATGTCCTCAAAACTTCCGGCAAGCAGCACAGGG AAAGGACACTTCAGCCAGTTTGCGTTGCATTAAGGCCTGCAAACCTAATGATGCCAGCTGTGCTCTTGACCCCGTCCAACTCATTACCCACAGTTTGGTCTCTCTCCCAACCTTCAGAGACTTCAGTGAACCTGAGG AAATTGTTTTCCTGCGAACTGTTGCAGTGGCTAACCCCACACCTCTTCCTGGTGCTACTGATGTTTTCTTTGACATCCTGGCTACAGATGACCAGTTCTCTTTTGATGTGGTGAAGCGCTCCCATCGGGGCATAATTATGG GTGTAATTCGACAGGTGAAACCTGTCATTGGCCCCAAGGATCTTGTGCTTGAAGTGGCTTTGAACTATGTCATATCAGGGGTCATTTCTCATCGCAATATCATCTTCCTCCACATCTTCATCTCTGAGTTCTGGTGGTGA
- the pyroxd1 gene encoding pyridine nucleotide-disulfide oxidoreductase domain-containing protein 1 isoform X2 produces MDHGKEKTFQFVIVGGGIAGVTCVEQLSSQMPSADVALITAGPHIKAVTNYKQVSKTLEEFEVEELPSCVLEERFPNLTVIHSAVKSLITQSHTIKTADGRVFGYEKLCICSGSRPKLLAQDNPYVLGIRDTDSAQAFQKRLAKAKRIVVVGNGGIALELVYEVEGCEVIWAVKDKAIGNTFFDAGAAQFLIPSLEADKPERAAPCKRLRYTTEEPAAGAPQTFTADRNSMAHGSAPTESGSALGPDWHEGIILRGAEPVSHRVSVQYECEVAKIFTCEELLTSPQQKLGPENGTWPVYIQLTNGKTFGCDFIVSATGVVPNTEPFLHGNNFALTDDAGLQVDDHMMTSEPDIYAAGDVCTACWKHSPLWQQMRLWTQARQMGWYAGRCMVAHVLSEPIELDFCFELFSHITKFFNYKVVLLGKYNGQGLGPDHELLVRCTKDQEYVKVVLSGGKMVGAVLIGETDLEETFENLILNQMDLTPYREELLNPNIDIEDYFD; encoded by the exons ATGGATCATGGAAAAGAGAAAACCTTTCAGTTTGTGATTGTGGGAGGTGGCATCGCGGGTGTGACATGTGTAGAGCAG CTCTCATCACAGATGCCGTCTGCTGACGTTGCTCTGATTACAGCAGGTCCCCACATCAAGGCTGTGACCAACTACAAACAG GTGTCAAAGACACTGGAAGAGTTTGAAGTAGAGGAACTACCATCCTGTGTATTGGAGGAGAGGTTTCCCAACCTGACTGTCATTCACTCTGCTGTTAAATCACTAATTACACAATCACAT acAATAAAAACAGCCGATGGCCGAGTTTTTGGGTATGAGAAGCTGTGCATTTGCAGTGGAAGCAGACCCAAGCTTCTAGCGCAGGACAACCCTTATGTGCTGGGGATACGGGACACAGACAGTGCCCAA gCATTTCAGAAGCGGCTAGCCAAAGCAAAGAGAATAGTTGTTGTTGGAAATGGAGGGATTGCCTTGGAATTAGT GTATGAGGTGGAGGGCTGTGAGGTCATCTGGGCTGTGAAGGATAAGGCCATAGGAAACACCTTTTTTGATGCAGGAGCAGCACAGTTCCTTATCCCGTCACTGGAGGCTGACAAACCAGAGAGAGCTGCTCCCTGTAAGAGGCTTCGCTACACCACAGAGGAGCCAGCAGCTGGAGCGCCACAGACCTTTACCGCAG ATAGAAATTCGATGGCGCATGGATCTGCTCCTACAGAGTCTGGCAGCGCCCTCGGTCCAGACTGGCATGAAGGAATCATTCTCAGAGGAGCAGAGCCG GTGTCGCACAGAGTTTCAGTACAATACGAGTGTGAGGTGGCAAAGATCTTCACCTGTGAGGAGCTGCTCACCTCCCCACAGCAAAAACTCGGACCTGAGAATG GAACCTGGCCAGTTTACATCCAGCTGACAAATGGAAAGACTTTTGGCTGTGATTTCATTGTCAGTGCCACCGGTGTTGTGCCAAACACTGAGCCATTTCTCCACGGCAACAAT TTTGCACTAACAGATGATGCTGGCCTGCAAGTAGATGACCACATGATGACATCAGAGCCAGACATCTATGCTGCAGGAGATGTGTGCACTGCATGCTGGAAACACAGCCCACTGTGGCAGCAG ATGCGTTTGTGGACACAGGCCCGTCAGATGGGCTGGTACGCTGGGCGCTGCATGGTGGCACACGTCCTCTCAGAACCAATAGAGCTGGACTTCTGCTTTGAGCTTTTCTCCCACATTACTAAATTCTTCAATTACAAa GTGGTCCTGCTGGGAAAGTATAATGGTCAGGGTCTGGGGCCCGACCACGAGCTGCTGGTTCGCTGCACCAAAGACCAGGAGTATGTCAAG GTTGTTCTCAGTGGAGGTAAGATGGTGGGAGCGGTGCTGATTGGGGAAACAGACCTGGAGGAGACCTTTGAGAACCTGATCCTCAACCAGATGGATCTGACACCATACAGAGAGGAGCTGCTCAACCCTAACATTGATATAGAGGACTACTTTGATTGA
- the pyroxd1 gene encoding pyridine nucleotide-disulfide oxidoreductase domain-containing protein 1 isoform X1: protein MDHGKEKTFQFVIVGGGIAGVTCVEQLSSQMPSADVALITAGPHIKAVTNYKQVSKTLEEFEVEELPSCVLEERFPNLTVIHSAVKSLITQSHTIKTADGRVFGYEKLCICSGSRPKLLAQDNPYVLGIRDTDSAQAFQKRLAKAKRIVVVGNGGIALELVYEVEGCEVIWAVKDKAIGNTFFDAGAAQFLIPSLEADKPERAAPCKRLRYTTEEPAAGAPQTFTADRNSMAHGSAPTESGSALGPDWHEGIILRGAEPVSHRVSVQYECEVAKIFTCEELLTSPQQKLGPENVGTWPVYIQLTNGKTFGCDFIVSATGVVPNTEPFLHGNNFALTDDAGLQVDDHMMTSEPDIYAAGDVCTACWKHSPLWQQMRLWTQARQMGWYAGRCMVAHVLSEPIELDFCFELFSHITKFFNYKVVLLGKYNGQGLGPDHELLVRCTKDQEYVKVVLSGGKMVGAVLIGETDLEETFENLILNQMDLTPYREELLNPNIDIEDYFD from the exons ATGGATCATGGAAAAGAGAAAACCTTTCAGTTTGTGATTGTGGGAGGTGGCATCGCGGGTGTGACATGTGTAGAGCAG CTCTCATCACAGATGCCGTCTGCTGACGTTGCTCTGATTACAGCAGGTCCCCACATCAAGGCTGTGACCAACTACAAACAG GTGTCAAAGACACTGGAAGAGTTTGAAGTAGAGGAACTACCATCCTGTGTATTGGAGGAGAGGTTTCCCAACCTGACTGTCATTCACTCTGCTGTTAAATCACTAATTACACAATCACAT acAATAAAAACAGCCGATGGCCGAGTTTTTGGGTATGAGAAGCTGTGCATTTGCAGTGGAAGCAGACCCAAGCTTCTAGCGCAGGACAACCCTTATGTGCTGGGGATACGGGACACAGACAGTGCCCAA gCATTTCAGAAGCGGCTAGCCAAAGCAAAGAGAATAGTTGTTGTTGGAAATGGAGGGATTGCCTTGGAATTAGT GTATGAGGTGGAGGGCTGTGAGGTCATCTGGGCTGTGAAGGATAAGGCCATAGGAAACACCTTTTTTGATGCAGGAGCAGCACAGTTCCTTATCCCGTCACTGGAGGCTGACAAACCAGAGAGAGCTGCTCCCTGTAAGAGGCTTCGCTACACCACAGAGGAGCCAGCAGCTGGAGCGCCACAGACCTTTACCGCAG ATAGAAATTCGATGGCGCATGGATCTGCTCCTACAGAGTCTGGCAGCGCCCTCGGTCCAGACTGGCATGAAGGAATCATTCTCAGAGGAGCAGAGCCG GTGTCGCACAGAGTTTCAGTACAATACGAGTGTGAGGTGGCAAAGATCTTCACCTGTGAGGAGCTGCTCACCTCCCCACAGCAAAAACTCGGACCTGAGAATG taGGAACCTGGCCAGTTTACATCCAGCTGACAAATGGAAAGACTTTTGGCTGTGATTTCATTGTCAGTGCCACCGGTGTTGTGCCAAACACTGAGCCATTTCTCCACGGCAACAAT TTTGCACTAACAGATGATGCTGGCCTGCAAGTAGATGACCACATGATGACATCAGAGCCAGACATCTATGCTGCAGGAGATGTGTGCACTGCATGCTGGAAACACAGCCCACTGTGGCAGCAG ATGCGTTTGTGGACACAGGCCCGTCAGATGGGCTGGTACGCTGGGCGCTGCATGGTGGCACACGTCCTCTCAGAACCAATAGAGCTGGACTTCTGCTTTGAGCTTTTCTCCCACATTACTAAATTCTTCAATTACAAa GTGGTCCTGCTGGGAAAGTATAATGGTCAGGGTCTGGGGCCCGACCACGAGCTGCTGGTTCGCTGCACCAAAGACCAGGAGTATGTCAAG GTTGTTCTCAGTGGAGGTAAGATGGTGGGAGCGGTGCTGATTGGGGAAACAGACCTGGAGGAGACCTTTGAGAACCTGATCCTCAACCAGATGGATCTGACACCATACAGAGAGGAGCTGCTCAACCCTAACATTGATATAGAGGACTACTTTGATTGA
- the LOC137106975 gene encoding fibulin-1-like isoform X2: protein MCDTVWTTGQWTPSPMAQWTILVFSLYGVLQGQGIQSPTTQECCQDGRNRALSGQDCTILPLISSSQTCRIAQEQCCAAAVGDNLCDSGIKVALAQGDCDRPFFQGDLCKTQISKMCCHCCVLGLMEASRDSSCELQGLALGKQCAHTAKICCSKGAADEIKEMEKPQASVTAKPAEGSDICRVSNCSQLCVGVGKCACHDGYRLQKDGVNCEDVNECLTGSHHCILGQVCINTEGSFRCQRETSCGTGYELKDNNNCQDIDECALGLHNCGPDFLCNNTEGSFRCHPKERCTAGFTQDAFGSCIDLNECVAFINPCLPGQTCINTVGSYTCRRNAVTCGRGYHLTEDGTRCEDVDECHTGIVCGDHGCVNLVGSYRCDCRIGFIFNSVTRMCEDINECRHYPGRLCAHRCENTEGSYHCSCTTGFKLSNDGRNCEDVNECDDHPCSQECANVYGSYQCYCRRGYQLSDIDGITCEDIDECALPTGGHVCSYRCSNTPGSFYCACPPTGYTLASNGRTCQDIDECAAGSHTCSSSETCFNIQGGFRCLSFKCPQNFRQAAQGRCERVTCEFTQDPASCFSLPLRISFYNISFPASTPVPVDVFRMGSFSSLPGDVMLFNIES from the exons ATGTGTGACACGGTTTGGACCACTGGACAGTGGACACCGAGTCCGATGGCGCAGTGGACCAtacttgtgttttctctctatGGAGTTCTGCAGGGACAGG GGATTCAGTCTCCTACTACACAAGAGTGCTGTCAGGACGGGAGGAATCGGGCCTTAAGCGGACAAGACTGCACAATTCTCCCACTTATCTCGTCCTCTCAGACCTGCAG GATTGCACAGGAGCAGTGCTGTGCAGCAGCTGTAGGAGACAACCTCTGTGACAGTGGCATTAAGGTGGCCCTTGCTCAAGGGGACTGTGACAGGCCCTTCTTCCAAGGCGACCTCTGCAAAACCCAAATCTCAAAG ATGTGTTGTCACTGCTGTGTGCTCGGCCTGATGGAAGCAAGCCGTGACTCGAGCTGCGAGCTTCAGGGTCTGGCGCTGGGAAAACAGTGTGCACATACTGCTAAAATCTGCTGCAGCAAAGGTGCAGCAGATGAAATCAAAG AGATGGAAAAGCCTCAAGCCAGCGTTACTGCCAAACCAGCAGAGGGATCAGACATCTGTAGAG TCTCCAATTGCTCCCAGCTGTGTGTAGGTGTCGGTAAATGTGCCTGCCATGATGGTTATCGATTGCAAAAGGATGGAGTAAATTGTGAGG ATGTAAATGAGTGTCTGACTGGCAGTCACCACTGCATCTTAGGCCAAGTCTGCATTAACACAGAGGGCTCATTTCGCTGCCAGAGGGAAACAAGCTGTGGCACCGGGTATGAACTGAAGGACAACAACAATTGTCAAG ataTTGATGAGTGTGCTTTGGGGCTCCATAACTGTGGACCAGACTTTTTGTGCAACAACACAGAAGGCTCTTTCCGCTGCCACCCAAAGGAGAGGTGCACCGCCGGTTTTACTCAGGACGCTTTTGGAAGCTGCATCG ATCTAAATGAGTGTGTGGCCTTCATCAATCCGTGCTTGCCTGGCCAGACCTGTATCAACACAGTGGGCTCCTACACCTGTCGCAGGAACGCAGTCACCTGTGGACGGGGCTATCACCTTACTGAGGATGGCACACGTTGTGAAG ATGTAGATGAGTGTCATACGGGCATTGTGTGTGGTGATCACGGCTGCGTGAACCTCGTGGGATCGTACCGCTGTGACTGCAGAATCGGCTTCATCTTCAACAGTGTCACAAGAATGTGTGAAG ATATCAATGAGTGCAGGCATTATCCTGGACGACTCTGCGCCCATAGGTGTGAGAATACTGAGGGGTCCTACCATTGCTCCTGCACTACTGGTTTTAAACTGTCCAATGATGGGAGAAACTGTGAAG ATGTAAATGAGTGTGATGACCACCCGTGTAGCCAGGAGTGTGCCAATGTCTATGGCTCATACCAGTGTTACTGTCGCCGTGGTTATCAGCTGAGTGACATCGATGGGATAACATGTGAAG ACATTGATGAGTGTGCGCTGCCTACTGGAGGTCATGTGTGCTCCTACCGCTGCTCCAACACTCCAGGAAGTTTCTACTGTGCCTGCCCACCCACTGGCTACACACTTGCATCCAATGGACGCACATGTCAAG ACATTGATGAGTGTGCAGCAGGGAGCCATACCTGCTCTTCCTCTGAGACCTGCTTCAACATCCAGGGAGGATTTCGATGCCTGTCCTTTAAATGTCCTCAAAACTTCCGGCAAGCAGCACAGGG CCGTTGCGAGCGCGTCACTTGCGAGTTTACGCAGGATCCTGCGTCGTGTTTCTCGCTCCCACTGAGAATCTCCTTCTACAACATCAGCTTCCCTGCCAGCACTCCCGTCCCCGTTGACGTTTTCCGGATGGGatccttctcttctcttccgGGAGACGTAATGCTCTTCAACATAGAGTCCTGA